Proteins encoded within one genomic window of Oryza glaberrima chromosome 12, OglaRS2, whole genome shotgun sequence:
- the LOC127758209 gene encoding probable protein S-acyltransferase 4 isoform X2, with protein MESTIHRSQQRMHRAAQLIVIITTAADLFFLFMTSARDPGIVPRNTRAPPEVDEFLGSTTPSMEWSSGRTPRMRFRRSKDVTVNGFTVKVKFCETCLRYRPPRSSHCSICNNCVEKFDHHCPWVGQCIGLRNYRYFFLFVATSTFLCIFVFIFSWVNVYYERGYNGGSIWKALRKEVYSFVLIIYTFIVVWFVGGLTVFHLYLISTNQTTYENFRYHYNKKDNPYQKSIAANFVDVFFTKIPPPQNNFRSWVGEGALEAGFYTPYIALDLTDPREKIDLEMGNKDILVGGIQIPTVLQNIDYGSFEDNPDDKNRNEDDRLVPFASTWAQQANEGARTSEIATVEYKDEISEDGGKEIISSNTSSEQTSIEANAAASEDESNEDNAGKSNSSDRSSTQNLGDVNYSSVLLI; from the exons ATGGAGTCCACAATCCACCGCTCTCAACAACGGATGCATCGAGCTGCACAGCTGATAGTCATCATCACAACAGCAGCG GAccttttcttcctcttcatgACATCAGCCAGGGACCCAGGGATAGTGCCAAGGAACACAAGAGCACCACCTGAAGTCGATGAATTTCTTGGCTCAACCACACCATCGATGGAGTGGAGCTCAGGGAGAACTCCGCGGATGAGGTTCCGTAGGTCAAAGGATGTTACAGTCAATGGCTTCACGGTGAAGGTGAAGTTTTGCGAGACCTGCCTAAGGTACCGCCCACCACGATCCTCACATTGCTCCATCTGCAACAACTGTGTTGAAAAGTTTGATCACCACTGTCCATGGGTCGGCCAATGCATTGGACTT AGGAACTACCGCTACTTCTTTCTGTTTGTAGCGACATCGACTTTCCtgtgcatatttgttttcatcttTTCATGGGTGAATGTCTACTATGAAAGGGGATACAATGGCGGATCCATCTGGAAGGCTTTGCGAAAGGAAGTATACTCATTTGTgctaatcatatatacttttatCGTTGTATGGTTTGTTGGTGGTCTCACAGTATTTCATCTTTATCTGATCAGTACTAATCAG ACAACATATGAAAACTTCAGATACCACTACAACAAGAAGGACAACCCCTACCAAAAGAGCATTGCAGCAAACTTTGTAGATGTGTTCTTCACCAAGATCCCTCCACCCCAGAACAATTTCCGTTCATGGGTAGGTGAGGGCGCACTGGAAGCTGGATTTTATACTCCATATATTGCGCTGGATTTGACTGATCCAAGGGAAAAGATTGATTTAGAGATGGGAAACAAGGATATACTTGTTGGGGGTATTCAGATCCCAACAGTGCTTCAGAACATAGACTATGGTTCCTTTGAAGATAATCCAGATGACAAGAACAGGAATGAAGATGATAGACTAGTGCCTTTTGCTTCAACTTGGGCACAACAAGCAAATGAAGGTGCTCGAACATCTGAAATAGCTACTGTAGAATATAAGGACGAAATAAGTGAAGATGGTGGTAAGGAAATTATTAGTTCAAACACAAGTTCAGAACAAACATCAATAGAAGCTAATGCAGCAGCATCTGAGGATGAAAGCAATGAGGACAATGCTGGAAAAAGTAACAGTTCAGATAGAAGTTCTACCCAAAATTTGGGGGATGTGAACTATAGCTCTGTATTACTCATCTAA
- the LOC127758210 gene encoding uncharacterized protein LOC127758210 has product MVATSAAVYRRVLKAVQKHVGGGDSKKHFREFVASEFRRPTGTDADARARLRLAGDYAYLLASVHHHKDLLFSYNIAVDRSEEMKKILNKSAASVGLQLPDVYQA; this is encoded by the exons ATGGTGGCCACGTCGGCGGCCGTCTACCGGCGGGTGCTCAAGGCGGTGCAGAAGCACGTCGGCGGGGGCGACTCCAAGAAGCACTTCCGCGAGTTCGTCGCCTCCGAGTTCCGCCGCCCCACTGGCACGGACGCCGACGCCAGAGCGCGGCTGCGGCTCGCCGGGGATTACGCCTACCTCCTCGCCAGCGTCCACCACCACAAG GACCTGCTATTCTCGTATAATATAGCTGTGGACCGATCagaggagatgaagaagatattGAACAAATCTGCTGCCAGTGTAGGCCTTCAGCTTCCAGATGTCTATCAGGCGTGA
- the LOC127758209 gene encoding probable protein S-acyltransferase 1 isoform X1 has protein sequence MIMASSQEFEANDPQQLHAKPKRLYQVWKGNNIFLCGGRLIIGPDAASLLLSMFLILGPAIVFSYQMESTIHRSQQRMHRAAQLIVIITTAADLFFLFMTSARDPGIVPRNTRAPPEVDEFLGSTTPSMEWSSGRTPRMRFRRSKDVTVNGFTVKVKFCETCLRYRPPRSSHCSICNNCVEKFDHHCPWVGQCIGLRNYRYFFLFVATSTFLCIFVFIFSWVNVYYERGYNGGSIWKALRKEVYSFVLIIYTFIVVWFVGGLTVFHLYLISTNQTTYENFRYHYNKKDNPYQKSIAANFVDVFFTKIPPPQNNFRSWVGEGALEAGFYTPYIALDLTDPREKIDLEMGNKDILVGGIQIPTVLQNIDYGSFEDNPDDKNRNEDDRLVPFASTWAQQANEGARTSEIATVEYKDEISEDGGKEIISSNTSSEQTSIEANAAASEDESNEDNAGKSNSSDRSSTQNLGDVNYSSVLLI, from the exons ATGATCATGGCGTCATCACAGGAGTTCGAGGCTAATGACCCACAGCAGCTGCACGCCAAGCCCAAGAGGCTCTACCAAGTCTGGAAGGGAAACAAC ATATTCCTGTGTGGTGGACGCCTTATTATTGGCCCGGATGCAGCCTCCCTGCTGCTTTCCATGTTTCTCATCCTTGGCCCGGCCATCGTCTTCAGCTATCAGATGGAGTCCACAATCCACCGCTCTCAACAACGGATGCATCGAGCTGCACAGCTGATAGTCATCATCACAACAGCAGCG GAccttttcttcctcttcatgACATCAGCCAGGGACCCAGGGATAGTGCCAAGGAACACAAGAGCACCACCTGAAGTCGATGAATTTCTTGGCTCAACCACACCATCGATGGAGTGGAGCTCAGGGAGAACTCCGCGGATGAGGTTCCGTAGGTCAAAGGATGTTACAGTCAATGGCTTCACGGTGAAGGTGAAGTTTTGCGAGACCTGCCTAAGGTACCGCCCACCACGATCCTCACATTGCTCCATCTGCAACAACTGTGTTGAAAAGTTTGATCACCACTGTCCATGGGTCGGCCAATGCATTGGACTT AGGAACTACCGCTACTTCTTTCTGTTTGTAGCGACATCGACTTTCCtgtgcatatttgttttcatcttTTCATGGGTGAATGTCTACTATGAAAGGGGATACAATGGCGGATCCATCTGGAAGGCTTTGCGAAAGGAAGTATACTCATTTGTgctaatcatatatacttttatCGTTGTATGGTTTGTTGGTGGTCTCACAGTATTTCATCTTTATCTGATCAGTACTAATCAG ACAACATATGAAAACTTCAGATACCACTACAACAAGAAGGACAACCCCTACCAAAAGAGCATTGCAGCAAACTTTGTAGATGTGTTCTTCACCAAGATCCCTCCACCCCAGAACAATTTCCGTTCATGGGTAGGTGAGGGCGCACTGGAAGCTGGATTTTATACTCCATATATTGCGCTGGATTTGACTGATCCAAGGGAAAAGATTGATTTAGAGATGGGAAACAAGGATATACTTGTTGGGGGTATTCAGATCCCAACAGTGCTTCAGAACATAGACTATGGTTCCTTTGAAGATAATCCAGATGACAAGAACAGGAATGAAGATGATAGACTAGTGCCTTTTGCTTCAACTTGGGCACAACAAGCAAATGAAGGTGCTCGAACATCTGAAATAGCTACTGTAGAATATAAGGACGAAATAAGTGAAGATGGTGGTAAGGAAATTATTAGTTCAAACACAAGTTCAGAACAAACATCAATAGAAGCTAATGCAGCAGCATCTGAGGATGAAAGCAATGAGGACAATGCTGGAAAAAGTAACAGTTCAGATAGAAGTTCTACCCAAAATTTGGGGGATGTGAACTATAGCTCTGTATTACTCATCTAA